In Mercenaria mercenaria strain notata chromosome 13, MADL_Memer_1, whole genome shotgun sequence, a single window of DNA contains:
- the LOC123530103 gene encoding sacsin-like, whose translation MEEYDPPVGLKETLPYPKPGTFVPKEFYVFLDNSYDEIPEYDYRFVALELEDPALTDYTEGDTGDVELDLEPTYLFVHIVRKVGSDVTIPLLQEYQIDDGTENLNTIKAYQLFKYVCDKKDNDVERKLVRTRNTPDDDDKVNYQPPSLKAAYKEIKVCLKESWKQPEVEKRKIVKRLLLKWHPDQNHDNVEFCNKVFQCIQQCLQRLNKSLDLVNDDADDEGAQSSGRNFDFSFPEDYWSSWLQRLLERYKRGRKFYEERYKSRTYDECDGDWNAKRAFFGEPELHPYHYRAEARRWQKQAKSDLDNSTLSLQRKPNNSFNWVCYMAHQAAEKSMKAAWYAKDANKVHTVRYSHNLNSIASGLGSGIETLARNVSTLTGEHTRMRYPDAFYGQQVPEKAFNRETAQTVVSAAKQIIEIVQGNYIR comes from the exons ATGGAAGAGTACGATCCACCAGTCGGTTTAAAAGAGACACTTCCCTATCCGAAGCCGGGGACGTTTGTCCCAAAAGAATTCTACGTCTTCCTAGATAACAGTTATGATGAGATACCTGAATATGATTATAGATTTGTAGCCCTGGAACTAGAGGACCCTGCCTTAACCGATTACACTGAGGGAGATACTGGAGATGTCGAACTAGATTTGGAGCCCACTTACCTATTTGTGCATATAGTCCGAAAGGTAGGCTCAGATGTTACGATTCCACTTTTGCAAGAGTATCAAATAGATGATGGAACTGAAAATCTAAACACAATCAAAGCTTATCAACTTTTTAAATATGTCTGTGATAAAAAGGATAACGACGTTGAAAGAAAACTTGTACGCACCAGAAACACaccagatgatgatgataaagttaATTATCAGCCACCGTCTCTGAAAGCTGCATACAAAGAAATCAAGGTGTGCCTAAAGGAATCGTGGAAACAACCAGAGGTAGAGAAGAGAAAAATTGTTAAACGACTACTGCTAAAATGGCATCCTGATCAAAACCATGATAACGTAGAATTTTGCAATAaggtatttcaatgtatacagCAGTGCCTTCAACGCTTAAATAAAAGCCTAGATCTCGTTAATGACGATGCGGATGATGAAGGCGCGCAATCCAGTGGTAGAAATTTCGATTTTAGTTTTCCGGAAGATTATTGGTCTTCGTGGCTTCAACGTTTATTGGAAAGGTACAAAAGAGGAAGAAAATTTTATGAGGAACGTTACAAAAGTAGAACTTACGATGAATGTGATGGCGACTGGAACGCTAAAAGAGCCTTTTTTGGTGAACCAGAgctacatccctaccattaccgTGCAGAAGCACGACGTTGGCAGAAACAAGCAAAATCTGATTTGGACAACAGTACACTTTCTCTGCAAAGAAAACCGAACAATTCGTTCAACTGGGTCTGCTACATGGCACATCAG gCAGCTGAAAAGTCTATGAAAGCCGCATGGTATGCCAAGGATGCCAACAAAGTACATACAGTTAGATACAGTCACAACTTGAATAGCATCGCTTCTG GACTAGGATCAGGTATAGAAACTTTAGCAAGAAATGTGTCCACTTTGACAGGAGAACATACGAGGATGAGATATCCAGACGCCTTTTACGGGCAACAGGTACCTGAAAAAGCATTCAACAGAGAAACAGCGCAGACAGTTGTATCAGCTGCCAAACAAATAATAGAGATTGTTCAGGGCAATTACATCAGATGA
- the LOC123530104 gene encoding uncharacterized protein LOC123530104: MADDPSHKAMLYFLEILMNSGVPLTISQLAGRFGSKSFTPEMRQSCGGNEAGLRKFLLKFPSLFCVNGNLVSLNDGTANLGKNFRESSPASTTSDVSVETEAVQYFRQKMIRKGEKWLPVLSLAGHLSQASPEIRECVGPQNQFKEWLERHPLIFDMRGDLVALKDNINYSAVNPAGESLELENVHFNSNPRYSAGDFNPRFSGSDQLPRTPKAKRRPKSIEIPPNSPKPSIPRTPSFTSQTQPQTPTPVSAKSGPATMTANEYKAVMFLKGIIEKKGDMKLNGLTGHFSQAPESLRNTIGWSKPELEKFVRSHANIFVISEDETVSVIKNARLNVIITGSRPSANAAKSGKTGKGRVYHVAKLWGIVDLGKHEHVFIDRTIFGKHIDDLNKLLTVGEMVCFESIPAPKGSRARWRATKVWKEHESIEDLIDRVTSRLSVSFDSLREPMTPTTPLPISDANIDEEIRRMIPELNDSGVIQSPVNVGGIKYSFSDAAPSGAGVVPVWNFRHQELSAMRDIDDLDLSDDSDSPNLTMVAEKYYMNRSVLGDCPKKDVSDVKENGVEKDNKRKMVTIGCQTIVTGEVLATQLFHEDF; this comes from the coding sequence ATGGCCGACGATCCATCACACAAGGCCATGTTGTACTTCTTGGAGATCCTCATGAACTCAGGAGTTCCACTTACCATCAGCCAGCTGGCTGGGAGGTTCGGAAGTAAAAGTTTTACACCTGAGATGCGACAGTCTTGTGGTGGAAACGAAGCTGGATTGAGAAAGTTCTTGTTGAAATTTCCTTCTTTGTTCTGTGTTAATGGAAATCTAGTCAGCTTGAATGATGGGACAGCTAATCTTGGGAAGAATTTTCGTGAAAGTAGTCCGGCATCAACAACATCGGATGTCTCTGTTGAGACAGAGGCAGTGCAATATTTTCGTCAAAAGATGATCCGCAAAGGTGAAAAATGGCTACCAGTCTTAAGTCTTGCTGGCCATCTTTCCCAAGCCTCACCGGAAATAAGGGAGTGTGTTGGTCCACAGAACCAATTCAAGGAGTGGCTTGAACGACATCCCCTTATATTCGATATGAGAGGGGATTTAGTAGCGTTGAAAGATAATATCAATTACAGCGCTGTTAACCCTGCTGGAGAGTCGTTAGAGCTtgaaaatgttcatttcaatTCAAATCCTCGTTATTCTGCTGGTGACTTCAATCCGAGATTTTCTGGCAGTGATCAACTTCCCCGCACACCAAAGGCTAAACGCCGCCCCAAATCAATAGAAATACCACCAAATTCACCGAAACCATCCATACCTCGTACCCCATCATTTACCTCACAGACTCAGCCACAAACACCAACGCCTGTAAGTGCCAAATCTGGGCCGGCAACCATGACAGCAAATGAGTACAAGGCTGTAATGTTCTTGAAAGGAATTATTGAGAAAAAGGGTGACATGAAATTGAATGGATTGACAGGACACTTTAGCCAGGCCCCAGAAAGTTTACGAAACACAATTGGATGGAGTAAGCCAGAACTTGAGAAGTTTGTTCGAAGTCATGCTAATATCTTTGTCATTTCTGAAGATGAAACAGTGTCGGTCATAAAGAATGCACGACTGAATGTGATCATCACAGGAAGTAGACCATCTGCAAATGCCGCAAAATCTGGTAAAACTGGAAAAGGCAGGGTTTATCATGTTGCTAAATTATGGGGTATTGTCGATCTTGGAAAACATGAACATGTTTTCATTGACAGGACTATATTTGGAAAACACATCGACGATCTTAATAAATTACTGACTGTTGGAGAAATGGTCTGTTTTGAGTCAATACCAGCACCTAAAGGGAGCAGAGCTCGCTGGCGTGCCACTAAAGTCTGGAAGGAGCATGAATCAATTGAAGATCTTATAGATCGTGTAACTAGTCGATTAAGTGTATCGTTTGACTCGCTCCGAGAACCTATGACTCCAACAACACCGCTGCCAATTTCTGATGCAAATATTGATGAAGAGATAAGAAGAATGATTCCTGAGCTGAATGATTCAGGGGTAATTCAGTCACCAGTTAATGTGGGAGGTATCAAGTACTCTTTTTCAGATGCAGCCCCCAGTGGAGCAGGTGTTGTGCCAGTTTGGAATTTTCGCCATCAAGAATTGTCTGCAATGAGGGATATTGACGACCTTGACCTAAGCGATGATTCAGATTCACCCAATCTTACAATGGTCGCAGAAAAATACTACATGAATAGGTCAGTGCTTGGCGATTGTCCAAAGAAAGATGTTTCAGATGTAAAGGAAAATGGCGTTGAGAAAGACAACAAGAGGAAAATGGTCACCATTGGCTGTCAGACTATCGTTACAGGAGAAGTTTTAGCAACTCAGCTTTTCCATGAAGATTTCTAA